In a genomic window of Gossypium arboreum isolate Shixiya-1 chromosome 9, ASM2569848v2, whole genome shotgun sequence:
- the LOC108456187 gene encoding flotillin-like protein 4: MYYKVANASEYLVITGVGIQDIKLAKKAWILPGQSYTVFDLSPVNYTFEVQAMSAEKLPFVLPAVFTIGPRVDDEPSLLKYAKLISPHDKLSNHVKELVQGIIEGETRVLAASMTMEEIFKGTKEFKLEVFEKVQLELNQFGLLIYNANVKQLVDVPGHEYFSYLGQKTQMEAANQAKVDVAEARMKGEIGSKLREGQTLQNAARIDAETKIISTQRQGEGKKEEIKVKTEVKVYENQREAEIAEANADLAKKKASWAKEAQVAEVESAKAVALREAELQREVERMNALTRTEKLKAEFLSQASVEYDTKVQEANWELYQKQKQAEAILYEKEKEAAGQKAIADAAFYGRQRAADVELYAKQKEAEGLMALAQAQGVYLRTLLEALGGNYAALRDFLMINGGMFQEIAKINAEAVRGLQPKISIWTNGGGEAIDGNGSNAMKEVAGVYRMLPPLFKTVHEQTGMLPPPWMGTLPDPKKATTD, translated from the exons ATGTACTATAAGGTAGCAAATGCATCAGAATATCTTGTCATTACTGGTGTTGGCATCCAAGACATAAAGCTGGCCAAGAAGGCATGGATTCTCCCTGGTCAGTCTTACACCGTTTTCGACCTCTCCCCCGTTAACTACACCTTCGAAGTCCAAGCCATGAGCGCCGAGAAGCTCCCCTTTGTCCTCCCCGCTGTTTTCACTATTGGGCCTCGTGTCGATGATGAGCCCAGTCTCCTCAAGTATGCCAAGCTTATCTCTCCTCACGACAAGCTCTCTAACCATGTGAAAGAGCTCGTACAAGGAATCATCGAAGGCGAAACAAGGGTCCTTGCTGCTTCTATGACCATGGAAGAGATTTTCAAAGGAACCAAAGAGTTCAAACTCGAGGTTTTTGAGAAAGTCCAGCTTGAACTCAACCAGTTTGGACTTTTGATTTACAACGCTAATGTTAAGCAGCTTGTGGATGTCCCTGGCCACGAGTACTTCTCTTACTTGGGTCAAAAGACTCAAATGGAAGCTGCTAATCAGGCCAAAGTGGATGTTGCAGAGGCCAGAATGAAGGGGGAGATCGGGTCCAAGCTACGGGAGGGCCAAACACTTCAAAACGCCGCCAGAATCGATGCGGAGACCAAGATTATATCCACGCAGCGGCAAGGAGAGGGGAAAAAGGAGGAGATAAAGGTAAAGACTGAGGTGAAGGTTTATGAGAATCAAAGAGAAGCTGAGATAGCTGAGGCAAACGCAGATTTGGCAAAGAAGAAGGCAAGTTGGGCTAAGGAAGCGCAAGTGGCGGAGGTGGAATCAGCCAAGGCTGTGGCGTTGAGGGAAGCTGAGTTGCAAAGAGAGGTGGAGAGGATGAACGCTTTGACCAGGACTGAGAAGCTCAAGGCTGAGTTTCTTAGCCAAGCAAGTGTTGAGTACGATACCAAG GTGCAAGAAGCAAATTGGGAGCTGTACCAAAAACAGAAACAAGCAGAGGCAATTCTGTATGAGAAGGAAAAAGAGGCAGCAGGGCAAAAGGCAATAGCAGATGCAGCATTTTATGGTCGTCAAAGGGCTGCGGATGTAGAACTGTATGCAAAGCAGAAAGAGGCGGAAGGGCTTATGGCACTGGCACAAGCCCAAGGTGTTTATCTACGAACACTTTTAGAGGCATTGGGCGGCAATTATGCTGCCCTAAGGGATTTCTTGATGATCAATGGTGGAATGTTTCAAGAGATTGCTAAGATCAACGCTGAAGCCGTGCGGGGACTTCAGCCTAAGATTAGCATTTGGACTAACGGTGGTGGAGAAGCAATTGATGGTAATGGAAGCAACGCCATGAAGGAGGTTGCTGGTGTTTATCGGATGCTGCCGCCCTTGTTTAAGACGGTGCACGAGCAAACTGGAATGCTTCCGCCTCCCTGGATGGGCACATTGCCGGACCCAAAAAAAGCTACCACCGATTAA